In one window of Helianthus annuus cultivar XRQ/B chromosome 17, HanXRQr2.0-SUNRISE, whole genome shotgun sequence DNA:
- the LOC110925180 gene encoding uncharacterized protein LOC110925180: MALVDNRIMNRQDALLGAIQGNLAYGKFMFTVYPKFALHRDSKDFDKTLSFIHQCERTDLMEPGNKVFTINYLVSYALTNSTHSIEYKEKESIAIEDIFSDIGIVEGSKFAEPSQLQENWAIDIARNKHVLVSKPRHSYAGSSLQIRESSNTEQLTKQRFQQQFISLL; this comes from the coding sequence ATGGCCCTTGTTGATAACAGAATTATGAATAGGCAAGACGCTCTTCTTGGAGCAATTCAAGGAAATTTAGCTTATGGTAAATTTATGTTTACTGTCTATCCTAAATTTGCTTTACATCGAGATTCAAAAGATTTCGACAAAACTTTAAGTTTTATACATCAGTGTGAAAGAACTGATCTTATGGAACCGGGTAATAAAGTATTTACGATTAATTATTTAGTCTCATATGCTTTAACAAATAGCACTCATTCAATTGAGtacaaagaaaaagaaagcaTAGCAATTGAGGATATATTCTCAGATATTGGAATTGTTGAAGGCAGTAAATTCGCTGAGCCATCACAATTACAAGAAAACTGGGCAATTGATATTGCAcgaaataaacatgttttagtATCAAAACCTAGACACAGTTATGCTGGAAGCTCTTTACAAATAAGAGAATCAAGTAACACTGAACAATTAACCAAACAGCGGTTTCAACAACAGTTTATCTCACTCCTGTAA